The Pyrus communis chromosome 2, drPyrComm1.1, whole genome shotgun sequence genome includes a window with the following:
- the LOC137725100 gene encoding F-box protein At2g26160-like, protein MKKANYARWQTPPMDILENILQRLNLSDHIRLSTVCKFWNSTVTRSDIHCSPQFPCLLYPQESPKYLKFYGLSEGKVLEIKLPKRCRGWFHSFRKGWLIMIREQGVDSKVFLLNPISKAQHQLPSLKTIASFEQSVNGEERTACAASAFLDYKIELSSSNISECIVAVFVGPYKELSLCRPGGKRWNTFQVTDYFKDEYPLDLLFSRGVFYALVTSTFSNKNGGVRPFILNFRDEDEDEPCAVELKLVYDNIEEPWSSLNRGHGDFLHRINLNGNHRAYLFESKTNNEILLIHHMMDTFESSVIEHQIIERRMHPSKYSRTSEFKVYKIDPYSGSFIRVHSLGDQTFFIASGSFLSLQTSDFIGLKGNRIYFQGQGLLEHCVPTTLSNDSGVFYLDGAYVGGYVERRWQSIDNFRGHAQSWFVPSLRYS, encoded by the coding sequence ATGAAAAAAGCTAATTATGCTCGCTGGCAGACACCACCCATGGATATACTGGAAAATATTCTACAGCGCCTGAACTTAAGTGATCACATACGCTTAAGCACCGTCTGCAAGTTTTGGAATTCGACTGTTACACGAAGTGACATCCATTGCTCTCCACAGTTTCCATGTTTACTATACCCTCAAGAAAGTCCCAAGTACTTAAAGTTTTACGGCTTATCTGAGGGTAAAGTTCTCGAAATTAAGCTGCCTAAGAGATGTCGAGGGTGGTTTCATAGTTTTCGCAAAGGTTGGTTGATCATGATCAGGGAACAAGGAGTAGACTCTAAAGTATTTCTACTGAACCCAATTTCCAAAGCTCAACACCAACTTCCATCCTTGAAAACAATTGCGTCTTTTGAACAGAGTGTCAATGGAGAAGAAAGGACAGCATGTGCGGCCTCGGCTTTTCTTGATTATAAAATTGAATTGTCCAGTTCAAATATCTCAGAATGTATAGTGGCAGTATTTGTAGGTCCTTATAAGGAATTGAGTTTGTGCAGACCTGGAGGAAAACGTTGGAACACCTTCCAAGTAACAGATTATTTTAAGGATGAGTATCCTTTGGATCTATTGTTTTCTCGCGGCGTGTTTTACGCCTTGGTTACGAGTACTTTCAGTAATAAGAATGGTGGCGTTAGACCTTTCATCTTGAACTTTCgagatgaagatgaagacgaACCCTGTGCAGTTGAATTGAAGTTGGTCTATGACAACATAGAAGAACCATGGAGTTCTCTTAACCGTGGACATGGTGATTTCTTGCACAGAATCAATTTAAATGGAAATCACCGGGCATATTTGTTCGAATCAAAAACCAACAACGAAATCTTGCTGATTCATCATATGATGGATACTTTCGAGAGTAGTGTTATTGAACATCAGATTATTGAGCGTCGGATGCATCCCTCCAAATATAGCAGGACTAGTGAATTTAAGGTTTACAAGATTGACCCCTATAGTGGGAGCTTTATCAGGGTACACAGTTTGGGGGACCAAACATTCTTCATAGCAAGTGGTTCTTTCTTGTCTTTGCAAACGAGTGATTTTATAGGGTTAAAAGGGAATCGCATTTATTTTCAAGGCCAAGGGCTCCTCGAACATTGCGTTCCTACTACGCTATCTAATGATAGCGGCGTCTTCTATTTAGATGGTGCATATGTGGGTGGATATGTGGAAAGACGCTGGCAAAGCATTGACAATTTTAGAGGGCACGCACAAAGTTGGTTCGTTCCTAGTTTACGATATAGTTAG